A window of the Paenibacillus woosongensis genome harbors these coding sequences:
- a CDS encoding formate/nitrite transporter family protein, whose product METESLYKVEELALKKHKIYKQNPLHYIARSMLASMFIGFGVIVAFKTGNFFYMEQSPLTYPMAAITFGAAIILIAYGGGDLFTGNTFYYSFAALRRRLKWVEAAKLWVLSYAGNIMGAAAFALLIFLTGLFTDSSVNSFLLNVVEHKMTTPTSELFFRAILCNWLVCLAFFIPMSLKGDGAKMFAMMLFVFCFFISGYEHSIANMCTFAIALVLDQSVTISFAGVLHNLIPVTIGNLIGGVIFMGFMYYYVNKPYLDAEDKEKL is encoded by the coding sequence ATGGAAACAGAATCGCTATATAAAGTGGAGGAGCTGGCGCTCAAGAAGCATAAGATTTACAAGCAGAACCCGCTCCATTACATCGCCAGATCCATGCTCGCCAGCATGTTCATCGGGTTCGGGGTCATTGTTGCTTTTAAAACGGGCAACTTCTTCTATATGGAGCAGTCGCCGCTGACCTATCCGATGGCTGCGATTACATTTGGCGCGGCTATTATTCTGATCGCTTATGGCGGAGGGGACCTCTTCACGGGGAATACGTTCTATTATTCATTCGCTGCGTTGAGGAGACGGTTGAAGTGGGTGGAGGCGGCCAAGCTGTGGGTGCTTAGCTATGCAGGCAATATTATGGGAGCTGCGGCCTTTGCGCTTCTGATTTTCTTGACCGGATTATTCACGGATTCATCGGTAAACAGCTTTTTGCTTAATGTGGTTGAGCACAAAATGACGACGCCGACGTCCGAGCTGTTCTTCCGGGCTATTCTATGTAACTGGCTCGTTTGCCTCGCCTTTTTTATTCCGATGTCGTTAAAGGGCGACGGGGCCAAAATGTTCGCGATGATGCTGTTCGTGTTCTGCTTCTTCATCTCTGGGTATGAGCACAGCATTGCCAACATGTGTACCTTCGCGATTGCACTTGTCTTGGATCAGTCGGTTACAATTTCGTTTGCCGGCGTGCTGCACAACCTGATTCCGGTCACGATCGGCAACCTGATCGGCGGCGTCATCTTCATGGGGTTCATGTATTACTACGTGAACAAGCCGTATCTGGACGCCGAGGACAAAGAGAAGCTATAG
- a CDS encoding FAD-dependent oxidoreductase: protein MKRKIMIVGGVAGGASAAARLRRLDEEAHIVLFERDPYISFANCGLPYYIGDTIKERSKLIVQTPEAMRRRFNIDVRTGSEVLSLDPAAKTVKVRSEEHGEYVEAYDAVILSPGAKPIRPALPGIDHPQIYTLRNIPDTDRIKEQVTAASKRSAVVIGGGFIGVEMAENLREIGLDVALVEAGPQILAPFDAEMSNMLAKEMEQQGVKLHLGDSVTAFADADGEVTVKLASGTELQAGLVILAIGVAPDTRFLQSSGIELGPKGHILVNEHMQTNLEDVYAVGDAVETMDFISGSKTAVPLAGPANKQGRIAADNICGLGTTYHGTQGTSIIKVFSLTGASTGNNEKTLQRLGTPYHAIYVHPSSHATYYPGASPLTVKLLFSPEGRVLGAQAVGKSGVDKRLDVLASAIRFKGSVADLTELELTYAPPYSSAKDPVNMAGYAAENVLAGKTRVFLPRELEDRDESSTLLVDVRTEAEHARGHIPGSVNIPVDELRERLDELDASKEIWVYCQVGLRGYTASRILNQRGFRTRNLTGGYVTYQTYAYKPGQ, encoded by the coding sequence ATGAAAAGAAAAATTATGATCGTCGGCGGCGTAGCAGGCGGCGCCTCGGCAGCTGCCCGGCTTCGCCGGCTGGACGAGGAAGCGCATATTGTGCTGTTCGAACGCGATCCGTATATATCCTTTGCCAATTGCGGGCTGCCTTATTACATCGGCGATACGATCAAAGAGCGCTCGAAGCTGATCGTGCAGACACCGGAGGCGATGCGCCGCCGCTTCAATATTGATGTCCGTACAGGCAGCGAGGTGCTCTCTCTTGATCCGGCTGCCAAGACGGTTAAAGTGCGGAGCGAAGAACACGGGGAATACGTGGAAGCTTACGATGCGGTCATTTTGTCGCCGGGAGCAAAGCCGATTCGGCCAGCGCTGCCAGGGATCGATCATCCGCAAATTTATACCCTGCGCAACATTCCGGATACAGACCGCATCAAGGAGCAGGTGACAGCGGCCAGCAAGCGCTCCGCTGTCGTTATCGGCGGCGGGTTCATCGGCGTCGAGATGGCGGAGAATTTGCGGGAGATCGGACTGGATGTCGCCCTCGTCGAAGCAGGCCCGCAAATTTTGGCACCGTTTGATGCCGAAATGTCGAATATGCTGGCGAAGGAGATGGAGCAGCAGGGCGTCAAGCTGCATCTTGGCGACAGCGTAACAGCCTTCGCCGACGCAGATGGCGAGGTCACAGTGAAGCTGGCCAGCGGCACGGAGCTGCAGGCAGGCCTCGTCATTTTGGCGATCGGCGTAGCACCTGATACCCGCTTCCTGCAGTCCAGCGGTATCGAACTCGGCCCGAAAGGCCATATCCTTGTCAACGAGCATATGCAGACAAATCTGGAGGACGTCTATGCGGTCGGCGACGCGGTGGAGACCATGGACTTCATCAGCGGCTCGAAAACAGCGGTGCCCCTGGCCGGTCCCGCTAACAAGCAGGGCCGAATTGCCGCGGACAACATCTGCGGGCTGGGGACGACATATCATGGAACGCAAGGCACTTCTATTATTAAAGTGTTCAGCCTGACCGGTGCGTCCACCGGCAATAACGAGAAGACGCTGCAGCGTCTCGGAACGCCTTATCATGCGATCTATGTGCATCCAAGCTCGCATGCCACCTATTATCCGGGCGCTTCGCCGCTGACGGTCAAGCTGCTGTTCAGCCCCGAAGGCCGCGTGCTCGGCGCACAGGCTGTCGGCAAAAGCGGTGTAGACAAACGGTTGGACGTTCTTGCCTCAGCTATTCGCTTCAAAGGAAGCGTGGCGGATCTGACCGAGCTCGAGCTGACTTATGCGCCTCCTTATTCGTCCGCGAAGGACCCGGTCAACATGGCCGGCTATGCGGCCGAGAACGTGCTGGCCGGCAAGACGCGCGTATTCCTGCCGAGAGAGCTGGAAGACCGGGATGAGAGCAGCACCTTGCTCGTCGACGTGAGAACGGAAGCCGAGCATGCGCGCGGGCATATTCCGGGCTCCGTCAACATTCCAGTTGATGAGCTGCGCGAACGCCTGGACGAGCTCGATGCGAGCAAGGAAATCTGGGTATACTGCCAAGTCGGCCTTCGCGGCTATACCGCTTCCCGTATCCTGAACCAGCGCGGATTCCGGACCCGGAATCTGACGGGCGGGTATGTGACCTACCAAACATACGCATACAAACCGGGGCAATAA
- a CDS encoding ArsR/SmtB family transcription factor produces the protein MDNNFQTYEEAAEMLKALAHPVRLCIARGLLKHGPCNVSYMQDCLEIPQSTVSQHLQKLRTNGIVKAERHRHEIHYTIENKRVRQLILTLFGEESL, from the coding sequence ATGGACAACAATTTCCAAACTTACGAAGAAGCTGCCGAAATGCTTAAAGCGCTGGCCCACCCGGTTCGCCTCTGCATCGCCCGCGGGCTGCTGAAGCACGGTCCGTGCAATGTGTCATATATGCAGGATTGTCTGGAAATTCCGCAATCCACAGTCTCTCAGCATCTGCAGAAGCTACGGACGAACGGCATCGTGAAGGCGGAACGCCACAGGCATGAAATTCATTACACTATCGAAAATAAACGGGTCAGACAGCTTATCCTTACTTTATTTGGGGAGGAATCATTATGA